The Silene latifolia isolate original U9 population chromosome 4, ASM4854445v1, whole genome shotgun sequence region CCAACAACGTCGCAGATCGCAGCCATTTGGGTTGAAGATGATATTACACCGCAGCCGCTAAGGCATGATATACTTGTATATGCATGCTCGGGGCAGCCACATCAGGTATTACATAACTATGGTTGTTATGATCCTCTACAGTATCCCCTTTTACTTCCCTTCGGAGAAACAGGCTAGCATCGATCAATATACAGGCGTGGATACGGGAGGCACCGTCGGCGTGATTGTCCTACTTTTCCAATAAATGAAATTCTCGTTCAATCTGTTGACTCTATAATGGAGACCGAAGATCAAGGTCAGTTTAGTTTTTGCAATACGTATACCTCTACTATAAACTTACACATTTTTATCATAATAATAGCGCgtactttaatttcttgtttgttGCAGTCGCGCATACTTCTGACACCGAAAAAAGGTCTCTTGTCGGGAATATTATTGTTATCGCCTTCAAATACGCATCTGCGACAATTCTATTCTACTGCGATGTGGCAGACTTCTTCAACAATTTATTGTTGACATGTATATTAAAATCGAGTCTACCCGTCTCGATTTTATTAAATGCAATAAGAAGACAATTAGAGCTGAACTTTATCAGGGCGTTATAGACAGTTATAATGCTGGCGAAACAAATGTGTCCAATATTGGTCATTCTTACATTCTGCCAGCTGGTTTTATAGGCTGCGATCGTGATCTGCGTTGTCGATATCTTAATTCAATGGGTTTAGTTCAGCGCTATGGAAAACCCGACATTTTCTTAACCATTACGTGTAATCCCCGTTGGCCTGAAATTGAACGAGAATTAATGCCGTTTGAAGAAGCTCAAAATAGGTCGGATTTACCTGCTaggatttttagggcaaaattgaTGGAAGTGAAGAAAGAAATCGTTGAAAAAAAATTGTTTGGTGAAGTTGCGGGTTATATATATGTTGTAGAATTTCAGAAAAGAGGTTTACCCCACGCTCATTTTCTTATAATATtgaattctaatagtagaattagaACTCCAGAACAATATGACGACTATGTCTGCGCTGAGATTCCTGATGCTTCCGAGAATAGTCATCTTCACGCTGCAGTTGTAAAGCATATGATGCACGGACCATGTGGTCTTGATTTTCCTAATAATCCCTGCATTAAAAATTCCACATGCAAAAACCATTATCCTCGCGATTTTTCTTAAATGACAATGAATGGCCGCAATTCTTATCCAATCTATCGTCGTCGTTTTAGCGATAAAGTTGTCGCGGTCCATGGAGCATCTCTTGAAAACAGATGGGTTGTTCCTTATAATCCATTTCTGTTATCAAAGTATGATTGTCACATCAATGTTGAAATTTGCTCCACTGTAAAGGCTGTAAAGTATTTATACAAATACGTTTACAAAGGCCATGATCGGGTTTCTTTTGCTGTTACTGATGAACATAATCGTCAAGTTGTAGACGAAGTCGCATCATATCAAAATGCACGCTGGGTTTCTCCACCTGAAGCCGCATGGCGCATTTTTAGTTTCCGTTTAAATGAGATACATCCCAACATTGTTGTACTACAGGTTCATCTTCAAAATATGAAAACAGTTACATTCCGTTCTTTTGAACAACTTTCaaatgttgttgaagatgattCTCGTGGTAGGACCATGCTAACGGATTTCTTTGAGAAAAACAGAGAAGATTCTTTTGCGCGTACACTACTATATCAACAATTTCCCGAACACTACGTATGGAAtgaccacaaaacacaaaaattctGGCATCTACGGCAAAAAGGCTTTGCCATTGGCTGATTGGTGTATGCGAATCCGTCTGAAGGTGAACGGTACTTTCTACGTCTTCTTCTTGCAAATGTTCGTGGACCAAAATCATTTAAAGACTTACTAATGGTTAATGGCATTCTTTCTTCGTCCTTTCGTGAATCGGCATATCGTAGAGGTCTTCTGGAGTCCGATAATTCGGCCGACCATTGCTTACGGGAAGCTTGTCATTTTCAGTTGCCTTTTGTTTTACGCCGTCTCTTTGCCACTCTTCTGATATATTGTCAGCCtaaaaatccaaaagaattatgggATACCTAATTTACCGAGCTATCTCAAGATTTTGCTTTCACTTTTCCATCACAATCCTGCCATGTAAGACAGATGACTCTGAAAAGCGTTGCTTGTATTATCGAATCTATGGGGAAAAGTATCACAAACTTTGATTTAGATGATCTTGTGCTACAAGACAACGATGTTGATCAATGCTTCGCTAAAGAAATTGAGGTAGAGCTAAATATTCCTATTACAGCTGAGGATCTTAATGGAGTTAACTTGCTCAACATTGAACAAAAAAGGGCGTATGATACTATTTACAATCGAGTTATGTGGAGAAAACATGGATCGTTCTTTCTCGATGGCCCAGGAGGAACAGGAAAAACTTTTCTTTACTCGACCCTACTTGAAAATCTGCGAGCGAAGGGTGTTATTGCGCTTGCTGTTGCCAGTTCTGGAATTGCTGCTTCTAACATTGCAGGTGGGAAGACAGCTAATTCGCGCTTCAAAATTcctttagatttcgaagaaaatCAAAGTTCCCAGATATCTAAGCAAAGTGGACTTGGAGAGTTGATACGTGTTTGTCGTCTAATAATATGGGATGAGGCGTCAATGGCTAAACGCCAATCTATCGAACATTTTGAAAGAACTCTGAGAGACGTCTGCTCAAACAATTCAATATTCGGTGGTAAAGTTGTTGTCTTTGGAGGTGATTTTCGACAAGTTTTACCTTTTTATACCTAAGAGTACATTGCGTGAAGCTATAAATGCGAGTTTCGTAATGTCGCCACTGTGGCCAAAACTTGAGAAGATACATTTAACGACAAATATGCATGCTATTCATGATCCCGTTTTCAGCGATACTGTCTTGTGCATTGGTGAAGGTAGGTCGCCTTTTGAGAATGGGAAAACCGTTCCGCTCCCAAGATCAATCGTCATTGCGAAAACTCAAGAAAACCAATTGTTGGATATTTTAATTGACTCTTTCTATCCAGACATTGGCCTTTTTTATACTGATCCAAGTTCTATGACAAAGAGAGCAATACTAACGCCAAAGAACGATGACACCGAGCTTATTAATTCGATCTTAGTTTCACGTCAGACTGGCATTTCTACGAGTACAGAAGCTTTGATGAAGCTGTAGACATAACTACTGAGCAATACCCTATCGAATTTTTAAATACTTTGCACCCAAGTGGGCTTCCACCTCATTGTTTAGTACTCAAAGTTAACAGCCCGATAATTTTGCTGAGAAACTTAGATCCTACTTCTGGCCTATGCAATGGCACGAGACTAATCTGCAAAGCATTTTCGCGCAATGTTATAGACGCTGAAATTTTTGTTGGCCATCATAAAGGAGAAAGAGTATTTATTCCTAGAATTCCTCTTCAACCTTCTCCATCCGATAAATATCCCTTCCATTTTAGGAGAAAACAGTTTGCAATAAAGTTGTGTTTCGCAATGACAATTAATAAAGCTCAAGGACAAACGTTACATAAGGTTGGAATTTTTCTGCCCAACTCTGTGTTCTCTCATGGTCAGTTATACGTTGCTTTGTCCAGAGCAAAAAAGCGAGAAGATGTAACTGTTGCCATTTCTCCGCAGAATAGTACAGATGAATGTTGGAGAGAAACAAAAAATATTGTATGCTATGATATTCTAAGATTCGCTGGTATAATGTAGAAATAGTTAATAAATATGTATTTCACATAAAAGACAAGTACAAATTTTTTGTTTATGTactttttctttttaaaaaaatcTTTAATTGTAATATTTGGTCATTGTCTGCAAACAAATATGATTGTTCTTGTCTTGTTAATATGAATACAGTAAAAATTTCTCTTCATGAAGTCACTCAGCAAAGCCACAATTTCACCGTGCTAGCACGCTTTGAAGCAATTGCCCCCCCAACATTGTCAAGTAAAGGAACTTGCACATACCAAAAACTTTTTCTAAATAGGTTTGATCTTCACATAGTATTCACAGACGAAACCGCATCAAcaagaattactcttttttcttaTTTAGCTGAATCTGTATTAAAAACAACTGCTAAACAGATCGCTGAATATTCTCCAGAGGTATACTTTCTCTTGATTAAATACAATTAGaattataattactttaactAACAGATGAAAAAAATGCAAATTACCATTTTTTGCTTGTATGTATACATGAAGGAACATCAATCGTTCGTTGATGAAATTACAACTTCTATAAAAACCCGCACCTTTGCAATCAAGCTTGTTACTTTCATAATTGAAGGCATCAGAAAGCAAATGAAGTTTCGAACACTTATAGTTGAAGAGATCGTCGCTTAAGAAATCCAGATGAAATGGACACCCCTTGTTTATAAATAAACGATCAATGCTATGTATTTGATCGAAAGTCTTCGCTTAAGATATCCAAATGAAATGGGGATCAATTGTTTATAAATAACCGATCAACGCTATGTTTTTGATCGGAAATGTTGTACAAAATGTGTTCATTTTgagttttatattattttgatatgTTGGAAGCGAAATTACGGTTGTAGGACATATTACTATGTTTATGCTTGTAATCTAATAGTATTGTATATACGtaatttgttgtgtttttttAGTCCTTGTAAAATGTTTAATTAGATTAAGCCCAATAAACTCATACGTGCTTACATATTCAaaggatttttttattttttgaccgTGTAAGGTTTTATGAGATTACACCCATTAAAGTAATCTTGTTTACGTGTATGTAACAAATAACCTACCTACTCAAGTTAAATGTTCATGCATCTAAACTCTAAAGTCTCAACGTTCATCTTTTGACTCCAAAATTTAAATAACATTTTTGAGCATTCAGATTTGCTTACAAAGTACAATGATTAAGCAAAATATATACACTTTCCGTAAGACCGTATTCACTAACATATACTCAGAACAATCTAATCTAATACAAAGTACTATCAAACTATTACTACTATAATAGTCTAATACAGTCATCATCAAGTCAAACACATGTAAAAATAACTAACATTATTATGTTTTTGTTTGTAATATAAAAATGCTCTATTGACAAAACATGTTGTTTGCTGTTTATTTTAGAATATGTAAGGTTTTATTAGATAAATCCCATTAAAATAAACCCATAAATGCGTATGTTGACGGATATGAGAATATTGAAAATATACACTTCCTTTTGGTTTTCGAAATTTTAAAATCTCGAGTTAAAACTTCTACAAttctttattgtttttttttctgCATGTCACTGCGTACGTCTTGAGAATAGACATGTTTAACAATACCGTTTGTCGAAATGTGGATAACGTATTGAAACGCGTTTAGATATCGACATATACAGTTGTTAGGAGGATGTCCGCCTAATCGACACCTGCGCATCGGATATATTTGATGGTTTACTGCAGAACTTTGAAGTTTACGTCACATATTTAATTCCAGGACACATAGTTAACTGAAACGTGTTTTGATATCCATATATATAGTGCTTAGAAGAATGCCCGCCTAAACTACACCTGTAAATAGGATATACTTGATAGTTTGATACAAAAATTTGAGATTTACTTCACATAGCTATCTGACATGTGTTTAGATATCAACGTATATAGTGCTTAGAAGGACGCCTGCTTAAACGACACATGTATATTACCGATACTGTTCTCATCCCATTACAACCTTAAAAGCAATTTTCTAAACTATATAATACATAGATTGACAGAGTTGCTGAGATATAAGTTACACTCATTTCTGAGAAAAAAGAAGTATAACGGGTATTTCTTGCtcacttgtaatttattttagtattattttcatGCTATACTGCCTCTTGAATTTAAACTCAATGCTTATTCATATGTTTGCAGACGTTTTTCATGAAGGCAGAGAATATAAAATTACCAATATGACAATCTTACCAGTCGCTGCGCTCGGTTTACAAAAGGTATTACCAATTTCAATAATATGGTATACTAATTATGTTGCATTTATTTTGTAATATACtttaattttaaaattattttttaaCAAAAATGTAAAAAATATTTCAGGATGGTGCAATGGTATGGATCAAGGGTCAAATAACACGCGTTATCAATCCGGACAAGTATGTATACTCTTCCTGCAATATATGCAAGAATGAAACAAAAGTTCCAAATGGCAAGAAATTCTCCTGTTTTCAGACGAAAACTCCACATATAGGAACATCCGTGTACAGGTTAGTTATTACTATAATTTAATTTCTCATATCTCCACTATTCTATTTTACAGATAGATTTAGTTCTTATATGGTTGACTATGGTGTCGTTCTACTTACATTTTTTTATAAAGGTATAACCTGGAAATCCGCTTTGATGATGAAAGTTCCGCTATCAAACTCATTCTTTTTCACGAACTTGCCGAAAAGGTCTTAAAACGAACAACAATCCAGATTTCCTGTTTTTCACAAGaggtttatttttttctttctttttggaaaaaaaaaaagtcaaaaaaatGTAAGTCTTAGGCactttttttgtgattataaactctgtattttctattttttttttacgcAGGAACAACTTTCGCTTGTAAGGGATTTTGTTGCCAGTATCAGTGCTCGACTGTTTATCATTAAGTTATTGGCAATACAGTTTGGAGATTCCAAGAAACAACTCAAATTTAGTGTCCAACATGTAGAAGAGGTAGCAGAATAGAAGATATTACTACTACATGATATGTTGTCGTAATGTACATATTTGTATATAGTCATCGATAAAATAAAGGTTTGATTAGCAACTCATCCATTGTATGTACCATGTGTGTTATGTTTGATTTTGTATTCAGGTGTGTGTTGTGTTTGGGTTTGTATTTCGCTGGATTACTTTAGCTATATGTTACATATACCAATAAAAATATTGCGAGTTTTATTCGTTTTTCATGGATCTTTATGCGCAACTTTCTATATTAAATGTAGTTTTGCAATACTCTTTTATGGAAGCCCTTTTTCGAATTTACATTTCATTCTATAACGCGTCTTGTACTCCAAATGTTTCTATAATTTTACTCTGTTATTACTTGTGTGCATGTAATGCAAGTTTCACTTGCATTTTGCACGTTTTGGCGACATATTTGACTGTTTTACTAAAGCAATTCACATGTGGGAAAACAAGAGAAAAAAAATATTAGAATGAATATCGAGCAAAAAATAGGTATCTTATCCCTTACAATAGCTACTTCTTATTCCTTGCGGCTATACAGTACTTCATCCATACATTTACAAGTATACTTCTTCACATGACGTGGAGAGGTATTTTCTACATTTCCTGTAAATGAAGTTCTTGAAGTTCTGTTGATGTAGTTAATATGACAACCCAAAAATAATCAGATATTTCTCTTAAAAAAAATAATATTATCTTATATGAAGTATTGCGACATGTCGATATAAGATAGGATTGTTTCCTACTTTATCTAAAaagttctttattttgtttataagagTATCGCAATGTATACATATTGTTTATCAATAGTATACTGTACTCTTACGTACATGTGTACTTATATAATTTTATTTgtgctattattatttttatattgtaaaatgaaATTTGTTATATTAGATTGATTTTGACTTTCATTTTTTGAATTAACTATTAATTTCTGCtatacataatacaataactacTGTACTTATATAATTATATGTGTGCTATTAATTTTTTTATATTGTGGATCGAAATTTATTACGTTAGATTGATTACGATTTTCATTTTTTAAATAATACTTTCTGCTATACATAATACGATAATTGAAATCGTTATTTTTATTTATCTATTATATACAATGAGGAATACTATagtattattgttttttttttttttttgcattttttaacTATTTTAGGACACTTActgtaataaaaaaaaaatctcaaaatcGATGCAAAATAAATATATATCTTCTAAATTAGATAAAATTCGGTTTATTAGGGATAGTTTATGAGTCATTCGACACAAAATTCCAGACACACTACTATTTGACACGTACTGCATACGTGTATTAAATACAAAGCCTTTtgtgttttatatatatatatatatatatatatatatatatatatatatatatatatatatatacatatatgcaTGTCTTATACATCGAATACTTATTACAATCGACCTGCACATAAAGGGTATatctataattttttttttatttttttttcatgtgTCTGTTTCTTTAACATATAACATTAACTAACGGCtgaattgctttttttttttttctagaatCGATGGATACATCTCGAGTTTGTGTGGAAGTTAATCTTAAAACCGTGTTGAATGTTATTTTAAATCAGATCAAATTAGCACCTGCAGAATATGGAATACACGCTGTCACTCATGACGAGATAAGAGCTTATGTCCAGATGCATGGAATCGGAAATCCTCCCAAATGCGCTAAATTTATTGGTAGCCCATCAAGACTTATTGGTCCATCAGAACAAAATTGCATTCGAAAAGCAATGAAATTTATTTTCGATGTGTATAAAATCGATGTTCTTGATTTCAATTTCTATGATCTACAATAtgttaaacataattaacatatgtTAGAGCAAAAATACAATCAGCTGAAACGTCAGATGGCCTATGAAACGGTCGAAGTAGTGGCTACTTCGAGCGACGAATTTACTGTTTAGTGTACTTTACTAAAAAGCGTTGTTTGAATAAAAGcatatgtataattaaatattacaaaGCGTGTAATTTGTACTCCGTATATTACTAAGAGTGTTTGAATAAAGTATATGTTTACAGTATATAACGTCTTTCAGTGGTTTTATCGAATTGTGAATATTATTCAGTAGTTTACCGCCGCGTGCGTTGTACGCGAGCTTCTCATATtactttttatattttttataaAATCGACATGTTGTAGGATGACTAGGCAACTTGGTTACTgtattttatatatttattaacAATTCATCCAAAACGATTGAGCAAAATAACTTTTTACCTTACCCATAAAATTCAGATCAAACTAATACCGTATGAATCCAATTTTAATAATACGTTTCGATTGCATTGCATTTTTAATATTTTCTTTGTACTTTTCACATTATCAAAAAATAAATCTATGAAATAACATCATAACATAAGACTATCCGTTACATCTACTTCATCTTGAACATAATCAAAAAAGTTGGATGCCGCGTGCGTAGCACGCGGCGTTCCAACTAGTAAGACTTAAAATCTAAAATGCCCTATGAAAGATCGTTTTTCCTATGTCCATGACCCCATGAGTCATATTCTATACCCAAGGTCTTAAGCCCATACCAATGACCGACTTAGTAACATATAGCCACCACCCCACCATCTCCATTCTCCAATCACGTATAGCCACCAACGACAGAATCAATGATCCCTAATTGATCGTCCATTTATCCATCGTGGTTCTTTGACCCACCTCGCAGGTATCATTTGAAGTGGGTTACGATCATCAAGCGAGGCTTGTGTTGGTGTAAGGATCGGCAGTGATTTGGTATGGTGTGTTCGTCGGTTTTGGTGTAGTGTTGATCTAGTGGTGGTGACTTGGTGTGACGGTGGATTTGTCAGTTGGTGTGGTGGGTCCGTAAGAACTAAGGTCGATGGATTTAATGCTGCAGTCGTCACCGGTGTTTAGTGTGGCAGGTGATGGTTATTAGCGGAAATCGATGGTGATGTTCGTTAATGGTCTGTGGTGTTCCGGAAATGTGGTACTCTGTATAGTATGTTGGAATTGATGGTTGTAAAGGCAAGTTGCTTTGTCCAAATATTCCTTTGAtatcccacatcggaagatttgCTTGCCGTCCTTGTGTTTATATAGACTTTTGTCTATTACTTGCCAGCTGtgtggaccaaggaggcttttgtggGAATTGTTGGGCtagtgggtttgggtccaaacatACACATGCGCGCGCGCGTCGGCCCGGCTtgagctcgggctcgggtttgggtagagagcacctgcggtgcgggccaaaggcccccttttacctttttgctcttgtgTTTATGGGCTTGTTTTTTGTGTTAACAGTCAGTCAACATGATTGTTAGTGAGAGAGAGTCTTACTCCCACTTTCTCGGTTTGTTGCCTGCGATTTAGGAACACGTTTTTGTTCTTCTACCTGCTCATATTTCCTATAAATAGAGCAACAGGAAACACACTGCAGCatacacaaaaatatcactcCCCTCTCTTCTTTCTCCTCTTCTCTTCGTATATAATTTCTGGGCAAAGACTATTAtttcgttccaagtctcacagttccgagtggACGGGACTGCGTGGGGAttgtagtgttaaccttggggaactaccggcactagctgatcaCCACCAAGGtcgtaccggagaaatagttttcaaggcagtgggtTCTACCACGGCACTACAAATCGGGTTATATCTCTTCTGATTTCCTTATTTTACATTGTTACTGATTGTTTAcaccaacaatttgaaaactatttatTTGTTGTTGTCTACTTCTGTAACATGTCGTCTGTTTTAGCAAAAATTCTTCCTGATTTGACTAAACTTGAAAAACTAGACCGTAGagaactaccggcac contains the following coding sequences:
- the LOC141651949 gene encoding uncharacterized protein LOC141651949, whose amino-acid sequence is MASTSRTYEPSSMHRRNTHSSTTGVKKDHEFAHRNRGIYTFRVQGQVYHFINDILPTEERPRYIQLYFYDTDHEMMHRLQISSDFQRRVIDILMHIMDSNPYAKFFRSLRTLEVSEATRIVIRADPMHDQRTHNAPTTSQIAAIWVEDDITPQPLRHDILVYACSGQPHQGVIDSYNAGETNVSNIGHSYILPAGFIGCDRDLRCRYLNSMGLVQRYGKPDIFLTITCNPRWPEIERELMPFEEAQNRSDLPARIFRAKLMEVKKEIVEKKLFGEVAGYIYVVEFQKRGLPHAHFLIILNSNSRIRTPEQYDDYVCAEIPDASENSHLHAAVVKHMMHGPCGLDFPNNPCIKNSTCKNHYPRDFS
- the LOC141651950 gene encoding uncharacterized protein LOC141651950, yielding MTLKSVACIIESMGKSITNFDLDDLVLQDNDVDQCFAKEIEVELNIPITAEDLNGVNLLNIEQKRAYDTIYNRVMWRKHGSFFLDGPGGTGKTFLYSTLLENLRAKGVIALAVASSGIAASNIAGGKTANSRFKIPLDFEENQSSQISKQSGLGELIRVCRLIIWDEASMAKRQSIEHFERTLRDVCSNNSIFGGKVVVFGGDFRQVLPFYT
- the LOC141651951 gene encoding uncharacterized protein LOC141651951, translated to MSPLWPKLEKIHLTTNMHAIHDPVFSDTVLCIGEDWHFYEYRSFDEAVDITTEQYPIEFLNTLHPSGLPPHCLVLKVNSPIILLRNLDPTSGLCNGTRLICKAFSRNVIDAEIFVGHHKGERVFIPRIPLQPSPSDKYPFHFRRKQFAIKLCFAMTINKAQGQTLHKVGIFLPNSVFSHGQLYVALSRAKKREDVTVAISPQNSTDECWRETKNIVCYDILRFAGIM